In one Papio anubis isolate 15944 chromosome 11, Panubis1.0, whole genome shotgun sequence genomic region, the following are encoded:
- the MIR1915HG gene encoding LOW QUALITY PROTEIN: protein CASC10 (The sequence of the model RefSeq protein was modified relative to this genomic sequence to represent the inferred CDS: inserted 3 bases in 2 codons), which translates to MQGSAGGRLHRGLPRGPGLGTPGGAARCHCLSHVSHLSALFPAPPFPYSRIPVPSLPSATPPSEYETKLNALVTVLKKIQSREPSGWRTAERRRGWRCRGVPTPSGDRGPGAARPAARGGAEETTGQQRPLQVPGASTAAAPTLLLRWHHRVPSPRARLSWSAARSPGSIAACXPSSSGPDSLERPECANPCCYLLDPLTLPXLQDFVRGCPDSDFDRRD; encoded by the exons ATGCAGGGTTCGGCCGGGGGGCGGCTGCACCGGGGCCTGCCTCGTGGACCTGGACTCGGGACTCCGGGCGGCGCTGCCCGGTGCCATTGCCTCAGCCACGTCTCCCACCTCTCTGCTCTGTTTCCCGCCCCACCTTTCCCTTACTCCCGCATCCCTGTCCCCTCGCTTCCCTCCGCGACGCCTCCATCCGAGTATGAAACGAAGCTGAACGCATTGGTAACTGTGCTCAAGAAGATACAATCGCGGGAGCCCTCAGGGTGGCGCACGGCGGAGAGGCGACGCGGGTGGCGCTGCAGAGG AGTCCCCACCCCCTCCGGGGACCGGGGCCCCGGAGCTGCCAGGCCCGCTGCACGCGGCGGCGCGGAAGAAACCACGGGACAGCAGCGCCCCCTGCAGGTACCGGGCGCCTCCACAGCCGCTGCGCCGACCCTACTCTTAAGGTGGCACCACCGGGTTCCCAGCCCGCGTGCGCGGCTCTCGTGGTCCGCAGCCCGCAGCCCTGGCTCCATCGCTGCAT TTCCCTCGAGCAGTGGGCCTGACAGTCTAGAACGGCCGGAGTGTGCTAATCCCTGCTGCTATCTGCTTGATCCCTTGACCCTACC CCTGCAGGACTTCGTCCGCGGATGCCCAGATAGCGATTTCGACAGGCGAGATTGA